The Cyclobacterium amurskyense genome contains the following window.
ACAAATGAAGATGGCACTTTCGATTATCGATTTGAACAACCTGGAGAAATATTATTTGAAGCAATGTTCGAATACAGGAGGAAATTGTTTGGCTATTTTGACGGCGCTATCTTTCTAGATGCCGGCAATACCTGGACCTTTGCAGTGGATCCCTCACGAGAAGGAGCAGAATTTAAGGCCAACCGATTTTATAAAGAAATCGCAGTAGGAACAGGCATTGGCTTAAGAATGGATTTTGAATTTCTGGTTTTAAGATTGGACATGGGAATAAAAGCATATGACCCTGCCAGACCTGAAAATGAACGTTTTATTCTAGATAAGCTTTCCTTAAAAAACCCATTGGGAGAGCCTGGACAGCAAGTATTCAATATAGGTATTGGTTATCCTTTTTAACACTTATCAATTACCCAGTTAACATGGAAAAAGAAAACAAAGAGATTATTGCGGAAAAATTCCGTAAGATACAGCAACATATTTGTGAAGCTTTAGAAAAAGGCGATGGCCCAGGTAGGTTTGAAACGGATAACTGGGAAAGAGAACAAGGTGGAGGGGGAACCACAAAAGTGCTGACCGAAGGACAGGTTATCGCAAAGGGTGGTGTGGCCTTCTCTGCTGTACACGGACCTACTCCGGAAAAGATTTTAAAAAAACTGGCACTAGAAAAAGCAGATTTTTTTGCCACAGGTGTTTCTATTGTCATCCATCCCAAGAGCCCAATGGTACCTATAATTCACATGAATATCAGGTACTTTGAAATGAGCGATGGCACTTATTGGTTCGGAGGAGGAATAGACTTAACACCTCATTATATAGATCAGGAGGATGCCAAATATTTCCACCAGCAACTCAAAGAACATTGTGATGCTTTTGACCCTAATTACTATGATAAATTCAAAAAGTGGGCAGATGACTATTTTTACATTCCTCATAGGAAGGAAACCAGGGGTATAGGAGGAATCTTCTTTGATAGATTAACTGCCAGCGAAGAAATGCCTTTTCCGAAATTGCTCTCTTTTGTTGAAGGTCTGGGTTTTTTATTCCCTAAAATCTATTGTCATTACATGGAGAAAAATGCAAATCTTCCCTATGGAGAAAAAGAACTCAGTTGGCAAGCTTTGAGGCGTGGCAGGTATGTTGAGTTTAATCTGGTGTGGGATGCTGGAACTAAATTTGGATTGGACACGAATGGCAGAACTGAAAGTATACTGATGAGTATGCCTCCAATGGCAAATTGGGTATACAATCAGCCACCAGCCGCTGGGACTAAAGAATCAGAAACGCTACAACTATTGAAAAAAGAAATTAACTGGGTTAAAGCATAGCAAATGATTGAAAGTATTATTCATTGGGATGAGCAATTTTTTCTTCTCTTAAACCACCTTCAAGCTTCCTGGCTGGATCCGGTAATGTTGGCGATTACGGGTAAGTTTATCTGGATTCCCTTGTATTTATTTTTACTGTTCTTAATTATTAAAGAATACAAAGGCAGTAGTGTTTGGTATATTGTTGGGTTAATATTGGTAATAGTCATGGCAGACCAGTTTACCTCTGGTTTTATGAAACCCTATTTTGAAAGGTTACGTCCTTGTCACGACCCACGTTGGCAGGACATTGTAATAAATTATTCAGGTTGTGGAGGCCTATATGGTTTTGCCTCCTCCCATGCTGCAAACACTTTTGCTCTGGCTGCTTTTCTACAAAAAGTAGGAAAAAAGAGCATTCCAGGGTTTCGATGGTTATTTCTATGGGCGTTTGTTGTTTCCTATTCAAGGATTTACCTTGGCGTTCACTACCCTTTAGATATTTTCGTTGGTGCCTTGGTAGGCATATTTATAGGTTGGCTAGTCTTTGGGCTTATTACAGAAGTAAGAATACTATGGAAAAAAAGAGAATCCATGGGTTAGGTTAATATCCCTTTAGAATCCTGTGAATGTACTTCCCTATCACATCGAATTCCAAATTCACAGTATCTCCCTGCTTTAGCAAATGAAAATTAGTGTTTTCATAGGTATATGGAATAATGGCTACACTAAAAAGTCCCTCTTTAGAATTGAAGCAGGTCAAGCTGGTACCATTTACACATATGGATCCTTTTTCTACTGTGACATTCCCCTTACCTGCTTCATAGGAAAAGGTAAAAACCCAACTTCCATCTATGGACTCAACGGAAAGCAATTCGCCTGTCTGATCCACATGTCCTTGAACTATATGTCCATCAAACCTACCATCTGCAGGCATACATCTTTCCAGGTTTACCAAATCCCCTTCCTTTAATCTTCCAAGGTTGGTTTTTTGAAGGGTTTCATCTATTGCCGTCACTCTATACTCATTGGTGTTTACAGCTACTACTGTTAAACATACTCCATTGTGACTAAGAGATTGGTCTATTTTCAGTTCTGAAGCGAGAGTACTTTCCATATCAAAATGGATATTGCTACCTTCTTTGGTTATGCCTTTGACTTTACCTATGGACTCGATAATACCTGTAAACATATTCCTATTGCTTTGATGACCCTTCAGCACGAATAGGTCATGGTTAACCTTATAATTTTAAATTAATTTCAGAAATTCTTTTTATCTAAAGTCTATCTCTTTCAGCAGAACTACAATATGCTTTTGCTTCGAGTGCAAGTGACTATTTGTATTGTCGGCTTCTCTATTTCAAGCAAGCTTAAAATCTGCCTCAAACTCAAATACCTGCTGATATATTCCTGTTTCAATGGCAAAGTAAGGCATTTTTAGCATTAACTTAGCAAACCAAACGGTATATGACACGCTCAAAATCATGTTAAAACTGGAAGACAGCTACTTACATAAGGGAAAAAGAAGAGAGTTAATTAGAACATTGCGTAACAAGGGCATTAGCAATGAAGCAATATTGGAGGCTATTAATAATGTGCCTAGACATTTCTTTTTTGACTCCGCCCTACTTAGCCATGCCTACGAAGACAAGGCATTCCCTATAGGTGAAGGCCAAACAATTTCTCAACCCTACACTGTAGCATTCCAAAGTGAACTGCTAAACGTTGTTCCGGGAGAAAAAGTACTTGAAATAGGTACCGGATCGGGATATCAGGCAGGAATTTTGTATTGCTTAGGGGCGAAGGTTCACACCATCGAATTCAATAAGACATTGTACGAAAGAACAAAAAGATTTTTACCTAAAATAGGTGTAAGGGTAAAGCATTACCATGGAGATGGAAGTCTGGGATTGCCTGAACAAGCGCCCTTTGATAAAATCATAGTGACTGCCGGAGCTCCTGTTGTTCCTAAAACCTTGCTTCTTCAATTGAAAATCGGCGGAGTTTTGGTTATCCCTGTGGGTGACAGAAAGCAACAGCAAATGCTTAAATTAACGAAACAAACCAGTAAGAAGATTTTAAAAGAGACCTTTGACAATTTTTCATTTGTCCCATTATTGGGAGATGAAGGTTGGGAATAAAAATACAAGGCCCATGAAAGAAGCATACAAACACGTAAAAGACTCGGAGGTCATCATGACAGAGATGGTACTTCCAAATGACACCAATACATTAAACAACCTAATGGGTGGTAAACTTATGCATTGGATGGATGTGGTAGCAGCTATCTCTGCCCAAAGGCATTCTAATTCCGTTGTAGTCACAGCTTCTGTTGATAATATTTCTTTCAAAAACCCCATAGCCCTTGGCAATGTGGTCACTTTAAAAGCGCAAGTGACAAGGGCTTTTAATACTTCAATGGAAGTTTATATCGAGGTATTCGCTGAAGATATTCCTGCCAATAAAAAGTACTCTTCACACAAAGCATTTTTCACCTTTGTGGCAGTAGACGAAGAAGGTCTACCGGTAAAAGTGCCAGAGTTAAAACCTATCAGTGAGCAAGAAATGGAGTTTTATAAAGGAGCATTGAGAAGAAGGCAATTGCGCCTGGTTTTGGCAAAAAGAATGAATCCTCAAGACGCCACGGAATTAAAATCTCTTTTTGACTTGGACAAGATCGGTCAAAAGGAATAATTTTTGTAATTTGATAAATACGCCTACTGCTACTGATATGAATTTAACAGAATTGTCGTTATTCCTGACAGATGAACTCTTTGTGATGGAAGATGAAGTCAAAGAAAAGCTTGCTGTCAATAAAATGGCCTCTAGATTGGATTTGAGCACCTCTACGGAATCAAATCAAGTTAGTGAACCGGAGTCACCTTCATTGGCAAAAGAGCATGACCCTGAGCCTATTCCTTACGAAGGAGAATTCAAAAAATCTATTCTTGTCATCTATCAAGGAGAAGAGCTAAAAGAAAGCAACCGAACATTCCTTTTCAAGGTATTTGGTGCAGTAAACCTATCGCTCAAAGACATTGCCTTGGTTTCCGAACATTCCTTAAAAGGAAGCAATGAAGACCCTATAGAGCAATTAGATCCAGATAAAATGATCATTTTTGGAACGATCTACCATCCACTAATGAGTCTAAAGAAAGACAGTTACCACATCGTTGAAGAATCAATGGCTTATTTCTTTGCCGATGATTTAGATGGACTAGAAAACAACGTATCCTTAAAGAGGAAACTTTGGGACACCCTACAAGTATTTTTCAGTATAAAACAATAGTAAAATGACGAATGAAGAGCGATTAAACATTTTAAAGCGATTTAGAATAGTAAGTATAACAGAAGGTATTTCCATGCTTGTTTTGGTATTCATCGCAATGCCATTGAAATACATATTTGATTTGCCTACAATGGTGACCTATGTAGGTTGGATACATGGAGTTCTTTTTATGGTTTACATATTGGTCATGTTCCCCACTTCTAGAAAATTAAGATGGCATTTCCGAATTGCATTGATGGGCTTGATAGCTTCAATCCTACCCTTTGGTCCCTTTTTATTTGATAGGAAATTAAGAAAACAAGAGCATATATTAGAAGATAAAATCTAATTAGAGGCCACCTAATAGGTACAATATGGCTGTCATTAGCAAAAAAAAGATCGTTTACCCCATTAGTGAAAACCTAAGGAAATACCTTGTCAAATATGGCAGGGAGGTGGATATACCCATTCACTATAAAGAATTGCTCAGGTACACTAACTCGATTGCTCTTTATGATTATAAAGACAACGACACCTTATGGGAAACGGTTTTTTATGATGAATCTGACCGAAATGAGATTCATTATAAGGTAAAGAAAATATATGCCCTGCTAAAAGCTGATGGAGACATGACAGTCATGAAACACCTGTATGTGGACCGGATAGACCTGTGCACCTATGGCAATACACAACCCTTCCGGGTGAGGATTGTCAATCGAATCAATGATAATTTCGATTATTTTTACATCAAAAATGCAGATGCGTCAAGGGTCTATGGGCTGGGGTTGGAGCATCTATTGTCACCAAACAGAATAGGTTACCTCGTTTACAGGGACACCCTTATTGAAGAACATATCGCTGGTATACCGGGCGAACAATTTATGAAGCAACAGCTTCATGATCCTATGCTGAACCCTATCCGATTATCCAAAGAATTTGTAAAGTTCAATGAGCGATGTTTTGTTCGTTTATTGGGGGACATGCACTCTTCCAATTTTGTAATTGATGTAACCCCAGACTTTGAAGAAACACATTATAGGATTCGTTCAATAGATTTTGACCAGCAATCCTATGAAGGTAAGAAGTCCATTTACCTTCCTCAGTTTTTCAAACAAAACAACGCACTTATTCAACTAGGTATAAAGCATATTACTAAGGAATCCATGGCCCAATACCAAAAGGAAGAGCGTGCACTGATAGCAACAAGATTGACCAGTTCTCCTAAAGAAATTACGGATATTCTGAATAGTATGGAGAAAGATGTTCTTTCCAAAGATTCAAATATAGAATCCCTTAAAAATGAATTGGCCAGGCATTATAATAACCCGGCATTCCTTCGCTGCAAAAACATGGGTGCGATTTTGAGAATGAGTTTAAATCAACTGATCCACAAGTAATAGTAGCTACATATTTTTTTGATTAAAACACCACCTTTCTTAAGGTCTAGATTGAAATATATTGGTCTAAGATGTCCTATTGACTGACCATTACCTCAGTTAGGGTTTAAATGTGTCTTAACTTTTACGCACACATTACGAATAGCCCCCTTCTAATGGCGCTGAACTGATCTTCTTCAAGCTTG
Protein-coding sequences here:
- the hemF gene encoding oxygen-dependent coproporphyrinogen oxidase yields the protein MEKENKEIIAEKFRKIQQHICEALEKGDGPGRFETDNWEREQGGGGTTKVLTEGQVIAKGGVAFSAVHGPTPEKILKKLALEKADFFATGVSIVIHPKSPMVPIIHMNIRYFEMSDGTYWFGGGIDLTPHYIDQEDAKYFHQQLKEHCDAFDPNYYDKFKKWADDYFYIPHRKETRGIGGIFFDRLTASEEMPFPKLLSFVEGLGFLFPKIYCHYMEKNANLPYGEKELSWQALRRGRYVEFNLVWDAGTKFGLDTNGRTESILMSMPPMANWVYNQPPAAGTKESETLQLLKKEINWVKA
- a CDS encoding phosphatase PAP2 family protein, whose amino-acid sequence is MIESIIHWDEQFFLLLNHLQASWLDPVMLAITGKFIWIPLYLFLLFLIIKEYKGSSVWYIVGLILVIVMADQFTSGFMKPYFERLRPCHDPRWQDIVINYSGCGGLYGFASSHAANTFALAAFLQKVGKKSIPGFRWLFLWAFVVSYSRIYLGVHYPLDIFVGALVGIFIGWLVFGLITEVRILWKKRESMG
- a CDS encoding riboflavin synthase → MFTGIIESIGKVKGITKEGSNIHFDMESTLASELKIDQSLSHNGVCLTVVAVNTNEYRVTAIDETLQKTNLGRLKEGDLVNLERCMPADGRFDGHIVQGHVDQTGELLSVESIDGSWVFTFSYEAGKGNVTVEKGSICVNGTSLTCFNSKEGLFSVAIIPYTYENTNFHLLKQGDTVNLEFDVIGKYIHRILKGY
- a CDS encoding protein-L-isoaspartate(D-aspartate) O-methyltransferase, which encodes MLKLEDSYLHKGKRRELIRTLRNKGISNEAILEAINNVPRHFFFDSALLSHAYEDKAFPIGEGQTISQPYTVAFQSELLNVVPGEKVLEIGTGSGYQAGILYCLGAKVHTIEFNKTLYERTKRFLPKIGVRVKHYHGDGSLGLPEQAPFDKIIVTAGAPVVPKTLLLQLKIGGVLVIPVGDRKQQQMLKLTKQTSKKILKETFDNFSFVPLLGDEGWE
- a CDS encoding acyl-CoA thioesterase produces the protein MKEAYKHVKDSEVIMTEMVLPNDTNTLNNLMGGKLMHWMDVVAAISAQRHSNSVVVTASVDNISFKNPIALGNVVTLKAQVTRAFNTSMEVYIEVFAEDIPANKKYSSHKAFFTFVAVDEEGLPVKVPELKPISEQEMEFYKGALRRRQLRLVLAKRMNPQDATELKSLFDLDKIGQKE
- a CDS encoding DUF3817 domain-containing protein produces the protein MTNEERLNILKRFRIVSITEGISMLVLVFIAMPLKYIFDLPTMVTYVGWIHGVLFMVYILVMFPTSRKLRWHFRIALMGLIASILPFGPFLFDRKLRKQEHILEDKI